A genomic window from Anthocerotibacter panamensis C109 includes:
- a CDS encoding polysaccharide deacetylase family protein, whose product MAKPKRNRLRPGGFLLLSAAAFGAGFALCYAYLTFNQPRLRAETPVAQPITNEVSTPAEPSTEPEPALVLRPEARTSRIPAIMYHDIRADKKVIFDVTPKKFRTQLEMIREHGSTPISLDQLEAYLTKGEPLPPKPILLTFDDGYLGQLTEAYPLLKEFNYPAVFYVHTAFVGSTAGRPHMSWEQLQHIEKEGLVTIASHTVTHPADLTQLTDEQIRRELFESKRILEEKLGKPVLHLAYPVGKRDERVLALAREAGYHTATTMDEGYVGTSPDLLEINRFGQSHLAQALENSSGEEDPDLAISTLNVNFDRPLSYVQVTVDGVQLSMAVGGRPYTVHGDRRYNLKDYMAEVPEGAAAVTGTFFPLRGRDPSKLIGPVLSQNEEQYHTPPLEETGGLDGRPLVLIGQNQMVIAPFNRGYLLQDSGVRALLPDVRDAFLAGTWLVRAGVAQGATQMKKVNLGSYLEVRHRSFIGVYGDGRFVAGITHNRNNAPDLSKALAQAGIQEAVLMDSGASTDLVYRGQSLVQYEPRPVPHAIVVQAAVNPDAPPPKLPLATGKP is encoded by the coding sequence GTGGCAAAGCCAAAAAGAAACCGGTTGCGCCCCGGTGGATTCTTACTCTTGAGTGCGGCGGCGTTTGGGGCGGGGTTTGCTCTGTGCTATGCATACCTCACCTTTAATCAACCCAGGCTACGGGCCGAAACGCCGGTAGCCCAACCCATCACGAATGAGGTCTCCACGCCTGCCGAGCCATCCACCGAACCTGAACCAGCCTTGGTTTTGCGCCCCGAGGCGCGGACCAGCCGTATCCCAGCTATCATGTACCACGATATCCGAGCCGATAAAAAAGTTATTTTTGATGTCACTCCCAAAAAATTTCGGACGCAGCTAGAGATGATCCGTGAGCATGGCTCGACGCCGATTTCTCTTGACCAGCTAGAGGCGTACCTGACCAAAGGGGAGCCTTTGCCTCCGAAGCCGATTCTGTTAACTTTTGATGACGGCTATCTAGGCCAACTCACGGAAGCTTATCCCCTGCTCAAGGAATTCAACTACCCGGCTGTCTTTTATGTACATACGGCTTTTGTTGGCTCGACTGCAGGCCGTCCGCACATGTCCTGGGAGCAGTTGCAGCACATTGAAAAAGAAGGGTTGGTGACTATTGCCTCGCACACAGTGACCCATCCGGCGGACCTGACCCAACTCACCGACGAGCAGATCCGCCGCGAACTCTTCGAATCCAAGCGTATTTTGGAGGAGAAACTGGGTAAGCCCGTCCTGCACCTCGCCTATCCGGTGGGTAAACGCGATGAACGGGTCCTCGCCCTCGCCCGAGAGGCTGGCTATCACACGGCCACGACTATGGATGAGGGCTATGTAGGAACCTCCCCGGATCTGCTGGAGATCAACCGCTTCGGTCAGTCACATTTAGCTCAGGCTCTAGAGAATAGCTCCGGGGAAGAAGATCCAGACCTCGCTATCTCGACCCTCAACGTGAACTTTGACCGCCCCCTCTCCTATGTACAGGTGACCGTGGATGGCGTGCAGCTCTCGATGGCGGTGGGCGGGAGGCCCTACACAGTACATGGGGACCGGCGCTACAACCTCAAAGATTATATGGCTGAGGTACCTGAGGGAGCGGCAGCGGTGACGGGGACTTTCTTCCCGCTTAGAGGCCGCGACCCGAGTAAGTTGATTGGCCCGGTCCTCTCCCAAAATGAAGAACAGTATCACACCCCACCCTTGGAGGAGACTGGCGGACTCGATGGCCGTCCCTTAGTCCTCATCGGTCAAAACCAAATGGTGATTGCGCCTTTTAACCGGGGCTATCTACTCCAAGATTCGGGTGTGCGCGCCCTCCTACCCGACGTGCGGGACGCCTTCTTGGCTGGAACTTGGCTGGTACGCGCGGGCGTGGCGCAGGGGGCGACCCAGATGAAAAAGGTCAACCTCGGGAGCTATCTGGAAGTCCGGCATCGTTCTTTTATAGGGGTGTACGGCGATGGGCGATTTGTAGCAGGCATCACCCACAACCGCAACAACGCCCCAGACTTGAGTAAAGCCCTTGCTCAGGCCGGAATCCAAGAGGCGGTCCTGATGGACTCGGGTGCGAGCACCGATCTAGTCTACCGGGGTCAATCGCTCGTCCAATACGAACCGCGCCCCGTCCCCCACGCCATCGTTGTCCAAGCTGCGGTCAACCCCGACGCCCCTCCGCCCAAACTTCCTTTGGCGACCGGGAAACCCTAA
- a CDS encoding lipid kinase, with the protein MGLRALLLVNRHSRRGQEQAAQATQLLQEAGFELVEESTDHPISATIGKYRDRVDLVIVGGGDGTLNAAAAGLVETQLPLGILPLGTANDLARTLSLPTALPDACQVIQRGQTRRIDLGWVNGHYFFNVANLGLSTVITRQLGGGLKRRWGILAYAMTAFKVVGQARPFRAEIRVDGHKFKVRTLQIAVGNGRYYGGGMPVVHDAAIDDQRLDLYSLECQDWWQVLTLLPALARGEQGNSPLVSALQGQEIEIITPRPRRISTDGEFTTMTPARFRVIPLALTAFVPG; encoded by the coding sequence ATGGGACTACGCGCCCTACTGCTGGTCAATCGCCATTCCCGTCGGGGCCAAGAACAGGCAGCCCAGGCGACCCAACTCCTACAGGAAGCAGGGTTTGAGCTAGTCGAGGAATCCACGGACCATCCTATCAGCGCAACCATTGGTAAGTATCGGGACCGGGTGGACTTGGTGATTGTGGGCGGGGGGGATGGCACACTCAACGCCGCTGCCGCCGGATTGGTCGAGACCCAACTGCCTTTAGGTATTCTGCCTCTGGGCACCGCCAACGATCTGGCCCGGACACTCAGCCTTCCTACGGCCCTACCCGATGCCTGTCAGGTCATCCAACGGGGGCAGACCCGGCGCATTGACCTTGGCTGGGTCAACGGTCACTATTTTTTTAATGTGGCGAATTTGGGCTTGAGTACCGTCATCACGCGCCAGTTGGGTGGGGGGCTCAAACGGCGCTGGGGGATTCTTGCCTACGCTATGACTGCTTTTAAAGTTGTGGGGCAGGCTCGTCCTTTTCGCGCCGAGATCCGGGTAGATGGGCATAAGTTTAAAGTGCGTACGCTCCAGATTGCCGTGGGCAACGGGCGTTATTACGGAGGCGGGATGCCGGTGGTCCATGACGCTGCCATTGACGACCAACGTCTTGACCTCTATAGCCTGGAATGTCAAGACTGGTGGCAGGTCCTCACGCTGCTACCTGCCTTGGCCCGAGGTGAACAGGGCAACTCTCCTTTGGTCAGTGCCCTCCAAGGCCAGGAAATCGAAATTATTACCCCCCGTCCCCGCCGTATCAGCACTGACGGCGAATTTACTACTATGACCCCGGCTCGCTTTAGGGTCATCCCGCTGGCGCTAACTGCTTTTGTACCCGGTTAG
- a CDS encoding DUF5700 domain-containing putative Zn-dependent protease: MRLSLSIVKLLCASSVLAFGGLPSWGAPIKPDQSPACPCVNIMPDFLTFWESAHDRSKPEQIQLFHKLVADPHPELFNREVIGYNDSFNLDKTVSDNLERFMNSIAAIRAVNEDIQHNFPKYQVSFLKIFPDLKCRVAIYFLPSLSAFDGAVRTVNGRPAILFGVDQIARTSGKSELEALFDHELFHVYHDQKVGSDQGDSHPPLYNSLWEEGLATYVSHILNPQLSESAILGPPIDLAERSRAQLKSLIEELQNNFDDTSESTYKRFFLNSRTQTQPPPRSGYYVGFLVVHRLAAKYSLAELVAFTGKPLRQEVLNVLQELSLK, encoded by the coding sequence ATGCGATTATCACTATCTATTGTCAAACTCCTGTGTGCAAGTTCTGTTCTGGCTTTTGGTGGTTTACCTTCGTGGGGAGCACCCATCAAACCAGACCAATCCCCGGCGTGTCCTTGCGTTAATATCATGCCGGATTTCCTTACTTTCTGGGAAAGTGCACATGACCGCAGTAAGCCAGAACAGATTCAACTTTTCCACAAACTGGTTGCTGATCCCCATCCTGAACTTTTTAATAGAGAGGTCATTGGATATAATGACAGCTTTAATCTAGACAAGACTGTGAGCGATAATCTAGAGCGCTTCATGAATTCTATCGCTGCCATACGCGCAGTAAATGAGGATATACAACATAACTTCCCAAAATATCAGGTCTCTTTCTTAAAGATATTTCCAGACTTAAAATGTCGGGTGGCCATCTACTTTCTTCCTTCACTTTCAGCGTTTGATGGAGCTGTCCGCACGGTCAATGGACGTCCGGCTATATTGTTTGGCGTTGACCAGATTGCACGAACGAGCGGTAAAAGTGAGCTTGAGGCACTTTTTGACCACGAATTATTCCATGTCTATCATGACCAGAAAGTTGGTTCTGACCAAGGAGACAGTCACCCCCCTCTTTATAATTCCTTGTGGGAAGAAGGGCTAGCAACCTATGTCAGCCATATACTCAACCCCCAACTAAGTGAAAGTGCCATCCTTGGCCCTCCAATAGACTTAGCGGAGCGTTCCAGAGCACAACTAAAAAGCCTTATTGAGGAGCTACAAAACAATTTCGACGACACTTCCGAAAGCACTTATAAACGTTTCTTTCTCAATAGCCGGACACAGACACAGCCACCGCCCAGGAGTGGCTACTATGTAGGCTTTCTGGTGGTGCATCGGTTAGCTGCCAAATATTCTCTTGCTGAACTAGTCGCTTTCACAGGTAAGCCCCTACGTCAAGAGGTCTTAAATGTGCTGCAAGAATTGAGTTTGAAATAA
- a CDS encoding ComEC/Rec2 family competence protein: protein MPQISMQLLRSTADPKTFFWLWCGAGAIGLGSGLLPLGWVVPLLLAGVGGILSLWWPRLPELRFWLLAGALGGIMHGYFLVRLPKPQAEDISIYAPQRQALLQAEVTEDPKINRRGTASVLVRPLMLVAPVSAQPQGLLYVRVPVEVVDKLYPGVHVELLGVLREARPATNPGQFDFKEFLARRGVFATFAAEQVTVLSQPQNWLTSLRRRLVGVHREALGSPRGELLTSLVVGSGAVALDPGVQDRFTRVGLAHLLAASGAQVALVVGTCLALLSKRSIWLRVGVTGGVLLGYLLVAGGSPSILRAGVMGAFALVSLVWGNKGESVQVWALAAVGFLVCNPLWMVDVGFQLSFLATLGLVVTVPRLSVRFSFLPSVVAVNLAVALAAYVWTLPVQLLAFGQLSPYALPANLFAVIGIEGLTLGGFLSSLVGLVWPGLAGVLDIPLGWGLSLLLALVDGLSGLPGSTLYPGALSLLQVCLLYLLLGMLHFPNGLSARPWAAGGVAGVVLFLPGSPAVQFTVLDAGPRTAILESEGRVLVLSDGRVQTIEAVVIPYLRAQGHGRVDSFIGLGPVMEEGLERLERVLPIQKLWLQAGDLPGFSPQPVPLLPERILRLGPETFARVLRVAPLALVLQTKSGRVLYCGSSSAREQRQLLQRYQPELTKVDWIWTENSLLIDPWFALPSLRGVLVSAPKLAEKTAQAAQQRGLPLFWTQERGALTWTGSTTIETVQWGY from the coding sequence ATGCCCCAGATATCGATGCAATTGCTACGCTCAACAGCAGACCCAAAGACTTTTTTCTGGCTATGGTGCGGTGCAGGGGCAATAGGTTTGGGCTCGGGACTGCTCCCTTTGGGCTGGGTGGTGCCCCTCTTACTAGCTGGGGTGGGTGGTATACTCAGTCTCTGGTGGCCCCGGCTCCCGGAGTTGCGGTTTTGGCTACTGGCGGGGGCGTTGGGGGGAATCATGCACGGCTACTTCCTGGTGCGGCTCCCTAAGCCTCAGGCAGAAGATATCAGTATCTATGCCCCTCAAAGGCAGGCGCTCCTCCAGGCGGAAGTGACCGAGGACCCCAAGATAAACCGCCGGGGTACTGCCTCAGTGCTGGTCCGCCCGCTCATGCTGGTGGCTCCGGTGAGCGCTCAGCCTCAAGGCTTGCTCTATGTCCGCGTCCCGGTCGAAGTTGTGGACAAGCTTTATCCCGGTGTGCACGTCGAACTGCTAGGGGTCCTGCGCGAAGCCCGCCCCGCCACCAATCCCGGTCAGTTTGATTTCAAAGAGTTTTTGGCGCGGCGGGGGGTGTTTGCGACTTTTGCAGCGGAGCAGGTGACGGTTTTGAGTCAGCCGCAGAATTGGTTGACGAGCTTGCGTCGCCGGTTGGTTGGGGTGCACCGGGAGGCTTTGGGTTCACCCCGCGGGGAGTTGCTCACTTCATTGGTCGTGGGTTCGGGGGCAGTAGCCTTAGATCCGGGGGTGCAGGACCGTTTTACGCGGGTGGGGTTGGCCCATCTGTTAGCGGCTTCGGGGGCGCAGGTGGCCCTGGTCGTGGGGACGTGTCTGGCCTTGCTGAGCAAGCGGTCGATCTGGCTGCGGGTAGGGGTGACCGGAGGGGTCCTGTTGGGCTATCTGCTGGTGGCCGGGGGGAGCCCCTCGATTCTCCGGGCGGGGGTGATGGGAGCCTTTGCGCTGGTGAGTCTGGTATGGGGGAACAAGGGCGAGTCGGTTCAGGTTTGGGCCTTGGCTGCCGTGGGTTTTCTGGTGTGCAATCCCCTGTGGATGGTGGATGTGGGTTTTCAGTTGAGCTTCCTGGCGACCTTGGGGCTGGTGGTCACAGTCCCACGACTCAGTGTGCGGTTTAGTTTTCTGCCCTCGGTCGTGGCGGTCAATCTGGCGGTAGCTCTGGCGGCCTATGTCTGGACCTTGCCGGTGCAACTGCTGGCCTTTGGGCAACTCTCCCCCTACGCCCTACCCGCCAATCTGTTCGCTGTGATCGGTATTGAGGGATTGACGCTGGGGGGATTCCTGAGTTCGCTGGTCGGTCTGGTCTGGCCGGGGCTTGCGGGAGTATTGGATATTCCTCTGGGCTGGGGGCTGAGTTTGCTCTTAGCGCTGGTGGATGGACTCAGTGGGCTACCGGGGAGTACGCTCTATCCCGGAGCGCTTTCGCTGCTTCAGGTATGCCTGCTCTACTTGCTCTTGGGGATGCTGCACTTCCCCAATGGCCTGTCGGCGCGGCCCTGGGCGGCTGGAGGCGTGGCAGGTGTCGTGTTGTTCCTTCCGGGGTCGCCTGCGGTACAGTTCACGGTTTTGGATGCAGGCCCACGGACAGCGATTCTGGAGAGCGAGGGCCGGGTCTTAGTCCTGAGCGATGGTCGTGTGCAGACAATAGAGGCGGTGGTCATTCCTTATCTGCGGGCTCAGGGGCACGGGCGCGTGGATAGCTTTATTGGTCTGGGTCCGGTGATGGAGGAGGGGTTGGAGCGGCTGGAGCGTGTGCTTCCGATTCAAAAACTGTGGCTACAGGCGGGAGACCTCCCCGGTTTTTCTCCCCAACCTGTGCCGCTTCTGCCGGAACGTATCCTGCGTCTGGGACCAGAGACCTTTGCTCGCGTCCTCAGGGTTGCACCTCTGGCTCTGGTGCTCCAAACCAAGAGCGGGCGCGTCCTCTATTGCGGTTCAAGCTCCGCTCGTGAGCAAAGACAGTTACTCCAGCGCTATCAGCCAGAACTGACAAAGGTGGACTGGATCTGGACGGAGAATTCCTTGCTCATCGACCCCTGGTTCGCGCTACCGAGTCTGCGGGGTGTGCTGGTCTCCGCGCCCAAACTGGCAGAAAAAACGGCTCAAGCCGCACAGCAACGTGGACTCCCCCTCTTCTGGACTCAGGAACGGGGGGCCTTGACCTGGACTGGGAGCACAACCATCGAAACCGTGCAGTGGGGGTACTAA
- a CDS encoding ROK family protein encodes MHEQAIAIDLGGTAIKAGVYDSQGNQLRTHSIPTPQPATPEAVLIALVDLIQYLDAKREISRVGVGVPGIADALGRIVKTAINLNHWHNIPLAEQLEQLTNRRVVVANDANCAGLGEVWLGAARNQDEALVLTLGTGVGGAVILGGRLFTGHGGAGAELGHIVLHADGPPCNCGSNGCLEQYVAAPAIHRSTGMDPHTLGIQAQKGDPTALAHWENIGRLLGAGLTSLIYIFTPQVIVIGGGVSASSAFFIPRAVAEIERRVMPACREGLVVKVAQLGNDAGIAGAARLAFQMLGA; translated from the coding sequence ATGCACGAACAAGCCATCGCCATCGATCTGGGCGGGACTGCGATTAAAGCAGGAGTCTACGACAGCCAAGGAAATCAACTGCGGACCCACAGCATTCCCACTCCACAACCGGCGACCCCCGAAGCGGTCCTCATCGCATTGGTAGACCTCATCCAGTACTTAGACGCCAAGCGTGAGATCAGCCGTGTGGGCGTGGGTGTACCCGGAATTGCGGACGCTCTGGGCCGGATAGTCAAGACCGCCATCAATCTAAATCACTGGCACAATATCCCTCTAGCCGAGCAACTAGAACAGTTGACTAACCGCCGGGTAGTAGTCGCCAACGACGCCAACTGTGCAGGTCTCGGCGAAGTCTGGCTCGGAGCCGCTCGTAACCAAGATGAAGCCTTGGTGCTGACCTTAGGTACAGGCGTCGGCGGGGCTGTTATCCTAGGCGGCAGATTATTTACCGGGCATGGCGGGGCGGGGGCGGAATTAGGCCATATCGTTCTGCACGCTGATGGCCCCCCCTGCAACTGTGGGAGCAATGGCTGTCTGGAGCAGTATGTCGCCGCCCCGGCTATCCACCGGAGTACCGGCATGGACCCGCACACCCTCGGCATCCAGGCCCAAAAAGGCGACCCTACAGCCCTCGCCCACTGGGAAAACATCGGACGACTCTTGGGCGCGGGCCTGACGAGCCTCATCTATATTTTTACGCCCCAAGTCATTGTCATTGGTGGCGGAGTCAGTGCCAGCAGTGCCTTTTTTATTCCTAGGGCGGTGGCTGAGATCGAGCGGAGGGTGATGCCTGCTTGCCGGGAAGGGCTCGTGGTCAAGGTCGCGCAACTGGGTAATGATGCGGGGATCGCTGGAGCTGCCCGACTGGCCTTTCAAATGTTGGGAGCTTAA
- a CDS encoding RecQ family ATP-dependent DNA helicase, producing MNTGVGFSRLKPEIPEDEDEDFSYDLTGVLAQVWGYSQFRAPQRELVTALTSGQDTLALLPTGAGKSLCFQLPALLHLGTTLVITPLVALMEDQVQALRLRRVAAACYHSELPTPERLNVLQGMEEGRWSVLYVSPEGLLSREVWLRLGYLDLARMVLDEAHCLATWGSSFRPTYRRLGAVRKALRLPIAAFTATASPVTRACIQTVLGLHKPHIIALSPYRPNLQLTVRPVFTPAARRRALLQFLQKHQGQPGLVYVRSRSGAEDLAAWLTREGFLTSYYHAGLLGRERRTLERRWLEQELPFLLCTSAFGMGVNHASLRWVVHYEPPVCTEEYLQEIGRAGRDGQPAEGLLLASEPTGLLDDTDKRLHQYFARHQERQQHAVMAHIQKLPPSGVVTELTDSSAELAQVLGLLHQAGHLDWVTPFHYRCTHVSPQIAPPQPQTTLHMQRYPHTRQCRWQFLLSSLGETLPKSCGHCDNCRGQRNFQL from the coding sequence ATGAATACTGGCGTGGGATTTTCCAGGCTGAAGCCGGAAATCCCCGAGGATGAGGACGAAGACTTCAGTTATGACCTGACGGGCGTGCTGGCTCAAGTCTGGGGCTATAGCCAGTTTCGGGCACCACAACGAGAGCTTGTCACTGCGCTCACTTCAGGACAAGATACGTTGGCCCTATTGCCGACCGGGGCGGGCAAGAGCCTGTGCTTTCAATTGCCTGCCCTCTTGCATCTAGGGACGACCTTAGTGATCACGCCGCTGGTTGCACTCATGGAAGATCAGGTGCAGGCGCTACGGCTTCGTCGGGTGGCTGCTGCCTGCTACCATAGCGAACTGCCGACCCCGGAGCGCCTCAACGTCTTACAGGGCATGGAGGAGGGGCGTTGGAGTGTGCTCTATGTCTCGCCCGAGGGGTTGCTTTCACGGGAGGTCTGGCTACGCCTGGGTTATTTGGATCTAGCCCGCATGGTTCTGGACGAAGCCCACTGCCTTGCCACGTGGGGGAGCAGCTTTCGCCCGACGTACCGTCGCTTAGGTGCGGTGCGCAAGGCTTTGAGGCTGCCCATTGCCGCTTTTACTGCCACAGCCAGTCCCGTCACGCGCGCCTGTATTCAGACGGTCCTCGGACTCCATAAGCCCCATATCATCGCTCTGAGCCCCTATCGCCCCAACCTCCAGCTCACGGTGCGACCGGTATTTACGCCCGCAGCGCGCCGCCGAGCGTTGCTCCAGTTCCTCCAAAAACACCAAGGACAGCCCGGTTTGGTCTATGTGCGTTCGCGGTCTGGGGCTGAGGATTTAGCGGCATGGCTGACTCGCGAAGGCTTCCTCACGAGCTACTATCACGCGGGGCTCCTCGGGCGGGAGCGCCGGACTTTAGAGCGGCGTTGGCTGGAACAGGAATTGCCCTTTTTGTTGTGTACCAGTGCCTTTGGGATGGGCGTGAACCATGCTAGTCTCCGTTGGGTGGTGCACTATGAGCCCCCTGTCTGCACAGAAGAATACCTCCAGGAAATTGGTCGCGCCGGACGCGATGGGCAGCCCGCCGAAGGATTGCTCCTCGCCAGCGAACCTACCGGCTTACTCGACGACACCGACAAGCGCCTGCACCAGTACTTCGCTCGCCACCAAGAGCGGCAACAACACGCTGTGATGGCGCATATCCAGAAGCTCCCCCCCTCTGGAGTGGTGACTGAGTTGACGGACTCTTCTGCTGAACTCGCTCAGGTGCTTGGGCTACTCCATCAAGCGGGGCATCTGGATTGGGTCACACCCTTTCACTACCGCTGCACGCACGTCAGCCCGCAGATAGCTCCACCCCAACCCCAGACCACCCTCCACATGCAACGCTATCCCCACACCCGCCAATGCCGCTGGCAGTTTCTGTTGAGCAGTCTGGGTGAAACCCTCCCCAAATCCTGCGGTCATTGCGATAACTGTCGGGGTCAACGGAACTTTCAGCTTTGA
- a CDS encoding LmeA family phospholipid-binding protein → MFGSFTPPAAQEGDQLVGAVATAAIKAMFQSTDSLAAQVRAFPVAKLLMGSLDGFDLKGKGLLMRNGLRIQQMDMKVQAISLDIGAVFGGKVKLRRPTNGTIQVILTEVDLSHAFNTPFIVEKLQRMTLEGQSLNFKETKVQLLDGGLLHLSSSIAVGDGSYQPVSLRACIRLEEGRRILFTDPQYQEDGASARIAQAVLGHLNSLLDLDKFKLDGVQLRIFRCDIRKGQLVFHGSANIRHFPGSP, encoded by the coding sequence ATGTTTGGTAGCTTCACGCCCCCAGCCGCTCAGGAAGGTGATCAACTGGTCGGTGCTGTGGCTACCGCCGCCATCAAGGCCATGTTCCAATCGACCGACTCGCTGGCAGCTCAAGTTCGGGCCTTTCCCGTCGCCAAACTCCTGATGGGTAGCCTGGATGGTTTTGACCTCAAAGGCAAGGGCCTATTGATGCGCAATGGGCTGAGAATCCAGCAGATGGACATGAAGGTCCAAGCTATCAGCCTGGATATTGGAGCAGTTTTTGGCGGGAAGGTCAAGCTCAGACGACCTACCAACGGGACCATCCAGGTAATCCTCACCGAAGTAGACCTCAGCCATGCCTTCAACACACCCTTCATTGTCGAGAAATTGCAACGGATGACCCTGGAGGGCCAGAGCCTAAATTTCAAGGAAACCAAAGTACAACTGCTCGATGGCGGGCTACTGCATCTGAGTAGTTCCATTGCCGTGGGGGATGGCTCCTACCAGCCAGTGAGTCTCAGGGCTTGTATCCGTCTGGAGGAGGGCCGCCGTATCCTTTTCACGGACCCGCAATACCAGGAGGATGGAGCGTCAGCACGCATCGCTCAGGCCGTCCTCGGACACCTCAACAGCCTCCTAGACTTGGATAAATTTAAGCTCGATGGGGTACAGTTGCGTATCTTCCGCTGCGATATCCGCAAAGGGCAACTGGTCTTCCATGGTTCAGCCAATATCCGACACTTCCCCGGTTCACCTTAG